In the Clostridia bacterium genome, one interval contains:
- a CDS encoding glutamate--tRNA ligase, whose protein sequence is MQTRTRFAPSPTGYMHVGNLRTALYAYLIAKKDKGSFILRIEDTDRGRFIEGAVDVIYKTLKETGLKHDEGPDVGGDYGPYVQSERMGLYMEYAKELIARGHAYYCFCGKDEEEQPHGHDNKGAQKYDRRCLRLSPEEVKANLSAGKPFVIRQRIPDGGSTSFTDEVYGTITVDNDEIEDQILIKSDGFPTYNFANVIDDHLMGITHIIRGSEYLSSTPKYNLLYSAFGWEIPKYVHCPPVMKDAQNKLSKRNGDASYEDLIEKGYLSDAILNYIALLGWSPGGEREKFSLPELVEAFSVSGISKSPAIFDPAKLEWLNGEYIKALSPEEFYEIVKDRLSSFLNDKDLDIYTLSTLLQKRTTKLTDVTEQSDFLNELSDYDPQMYVHKKMKTTPESSLAALKETLPVLSELQTWTIDAIHDAMMGIVAKKGVKNGQILWPLRTAVSGKAVTPGGGVEIAYLLGKDETLRRINAGIKKLEQ, encoded by the coding sequence ATGCAGACGCGCACACGCTTTGCGCCAAGTCCCACGGGATATATGCACGTGGGCAATTTACGTACCGCACTTTACGCATATCTTATAGCGAAAAAGGATAAGGGCAGCTTTATACTGAGGATAGAAGATACAGACCGCGGCAGATTTATTGAAGGCGCGGTGGACGTTATATATAAGACCTTGAAGGAGACGGGACTTAAGCACGACGAAGGCCCCGACGTGGGCGGAGATTACGGCCCTTACGTTCAGTCGGAGCGCATGGGCCTTTACATGGAATATGCAAAGGAGCTTATTGCGCGCGGTCACGCATACTACTGCTTCTGCGGCAAGGACGAAGAGGAGCAGCCCCACGGCCACGACAATAAGGGCGCGCAGAAATATGACCGCCGCTGCCTGAGACTGAGCCCCGAGGAAGTAAAGGCCAATCTTTCTGCGGGCAAGCCGTTCGTTATAAGGCAGCGCATACCCGACGGAGGTTCGACTTCCTTTACCGACGAGGTGTACGGCACTATAACCGTTGACAACGACGAGATAGAGGATCAGATACTTATTAAGAGCGACGGGTTCCCGACTTATAACTTTGCAAACGTCATAGACGATCACCTTATGGGGATCACGCATATAATCAGAGGCTCGGAATATCTTTCTTCAACGCCCAAGTATAACCTTCTTTATTCGGCGTTCGGCTGGGAGATACCTAAGTATGTTCATTGCCCGCCCGTTATGAAGGACGCGCAGAACAAGTTAAGCAAGCGCAACGGCGACGCATCTTACGAAGACCTTATAGAAAAAGGATATTTAAGCGACGCCATCTTAAATTATATAGCGCTTCTCGGTTGGTCGCCCGGCGGCGAGCGTGAAAAATTTTCGCTTCCCGAGCTTGTAGAGGCGTTTTCCGTGTCGGGCATATCCAAGTCGCCCGCCATATTCGACCCGGCAAAGCTCGAATGGTTAAACGGCGAGTATATAAAGGCGCTCTCGCCCGAAGAATTCTATGAGATTGTAAAGGATCGTCTGTCGTCGTTTTTAAACGACAAGGACCTTGATATCTACACGCTTTCAACGCTTCTTCAGAAGCGGACGACAAAGCTTACCGATGTTACAGAGCAGTCCGACTTTTTAAACGAGCTTTCTGACTATGATCCGCAGATGTACGTTCATAAGAAAATGAAGACGACTCCCGAAAGCTCGCTTGCGGCGTTAAAGGAAACTCTCCCTGTGCTTTCCGAGCTTCAAACGTGGACTATAGATGCGATACACGACGCCATGATGGGTATTGTGGCGAAAAAGGGCGTTAAAAACGGTCAGATACTTTGGCCGCTGAGAACTGCCGTCTCGGGCAAGGCGGTGACTCCCGGCGGAGGCGTGGAGATTGCGTATCTTTTAGGCAAAGACGAGACTTTAAGAAGAATAAACGCGGGAATAAAAAAGCTGGAACAGTAA
- a CDS encoding PLP-dependent aminotransferase family protein, whose product MNYTFSDKINPLKPSAIREILKYASNPDIIPFAAGNPASESFPVEIMAKISADIYAHDPIPALQYGISEGFAPLIADLKARNKSHFNIGRDFDDTVILSGATQAMDLSTKILCNEGDVVICESPSFIGSLNVFRSYNTKLVGVPMDDDGMNIEALEDAIKSNKNVRFVYTIPTFQNPSGKTMPLHKRKAMYEICKKYGVLILEDNPYGELRFAGDDVPTIKSFDEDGIVIYVGSFSKTLSSGIRLGFCVAPGPIIAKMTVAKQCSDVHTNMFFQILAHKFLTEYDFDAQVKKVQSIYGRKSRLMLDGAKAHFDPRVKVVTPEGGLFVWCEMPVGTDITKLTRAALDKKVAIVPGSAFLVDTSEESFAIRLNYSTPSDEQIVRGMEILGAVIKEELK is encoded by the coding sequence GTGAATTATACATTTTCCGATAAAATAAATCCCTTAAAACCCTCTGCTATACGCGAGATATTAAAATATGCGTCAAATCCCGATATAATCCCGTTCGCGGCGGGCAATCCGGCTTCCGAATCTTTTCCCGTTGAAATAATGGCAAAAATAAGCGCAGATATATACGCGCACGACCCCATTCCCGCGCTGCAATACGGCATATCCGAAGGCTTCGCGCCGCTCATCGCCGACTTAAAGGCGCGAAACAAGTCTCACTTCAACATAGGCCGTGATTTTGACGACACGGTGATACTTTCGGGCGCTACTCAGGCAATGGATCTCTCGACAAAGATACTCTGCAACGAAGGCGACGTCGTTATATGCGAAAGTCCGTCGTTCATCGGCTCACTCAATGTGTTCCGTTCATACAATACAAAGCTTGTAGGCGTTCCCATGGACGACGACGGCATGAACATAGAGGCTCTTGAAGATGCGATAAAGTCAAATAAAAACGTGCGCTTCGTCTATACGATACCCACGTTCCAGAACCCCTCGGGAAAGACAATGCCGCTTCACAAGCGCAAGGCCATGTACGAGATCTGCAAAAAATACGGCGTGCTTATATTGGAGGACAACCCCTACGGCGAGCTTCGCTTCGCTGGAGACGACGTGCCGACGATAAAATCTTTCGACGAGGACGGCATCGTAATATATGTGGGCTCGTTTTCAAAGACGCTTTCGAGCGGCATACGCCTGGGCTTTTGCGTAGCTCCGGGGCCCATAATCGCAAAAATGACCGTTGCCAAGCAGTGCTCCGACGTGCATACGAATATGTTCTTTCAGATACTTGCTCATAAATTCTTAACGGAATACGACTTCGACGCACAGGTAAAGAAGGTGCAGTCGATATACGGAAGAAAGAGCCGCCTTATGCTCGACGGCGCAAAGGCTCATTTCGACCCCCGCGTAAAGGTAGTAACGCCCGAGGGCGGCCTTTTCGTATGGTGCGAAATGCCCGTCGGCACCGATATAACGAAGCTTACGCGCGCGGCGCTCGACAAAAAGGTCGCAATAGTGCCGGGCAGCGCCTTTTTGGTAGACACGAGCGAAGAAAGCTTTGCGATACGCCTTAACTATTCCACTCCGTCCGACGAACAGATAGTGCGCGGCATGGAAATATTGGGCGCGGTAATAAAAGAAGAACTAAAATAA
- a CDS encoding metallophosphoesterase, translating to MTDHMKNADKKAYEHKIKIAVAADIHYLSPSLMENNGLFSRLVVSNDAKTVEYGDALTDAFFHEIAQMRPDALIIAGDLSFNGEKESHLRLAKKLKPIKDAGICVLVTTGNHDISNKKAFSFSGTHVTETGSVTSGGFIDIYGDFGYGGAKSRDAASLSYTFDLCGTLIVMLDANSPACPCGVSLDTLSWLEAKLFDARRNGMRIIAVGHQNLFRHSIFDKGYVIKNAAALYELFEKYGVRLFLSGHMHIQHILTKGGVTEIATSALPVGACQYGVVTLDGDELCYTTRRADVSSWALSQKMSDKNLLSFADYARRRMDEKTALQTTKELSDKPFSSDEKRAMISYAQEANFAYFSGDLRSLEDRDPNGRLGALWERSGTFTGRYLSSVRKEAGRDHTRFAL from the coding sequence ATGACTGATCACATGAAAAACGCGGATAAAAAGGCATATGAGCATAAGATTAAAATAGCTGTGGCGGCAGATATACATTATCTTTCGCCCTCTCTTATGGAAAACAACGGGCTTTTTTCGCGTCTTGTCGTATCGAACGACGCCAAGACCGTAGAATACGGCGATGCGCTGACAGACGCTTTTTTCCACGAGATCGCGCAAATGCGCCCCGATGCGCTTATAATCGCAGGCGATTTGAGCTTTAACGGCGAAAAAGAAAGCCACTTGCGGCTTGCCAAAAAGCTGAAGCCTATAAAGGACGCGGGCATATGCGTGCTGGTTACTACGGGAAATCATGATATATCGAATAAAAAAGCGTTCTCATTCTCGGGTACACACGTAACAGAGACAGGATCCGTAACGAGCGGCGGCTTTATCGACATCTACGGTGATTTCGGATACGGCGGCGCAAAAAGTCGCGATGCGGCCTCGCTTTCGTATACTTTCGATCTTTGCGGTACGCTCATTGTGATGCTCGACGCGAACTCCCCCGCCTGCCCGTGCGGCGTGTCTTTAGACACTCTTTCATGGCTCGAGGCAAAGCTTTTTGATGCGCGGCGAAACGGGATGCGCATCATCGCAGTCGGACATCAGAATCTGTTTCGTCACTCCATATTCGATAAGGGCTACGTCATAAAGAACGCGGCCGCTCTTTACGAATTGTTTGAAAAATACGGCGTACGCCTCTTTTTGAGCGGGCATATGCATATACAGCACATTTTAACGAAGGGCGGCGTTACGGAGATCGCGACCTCCGCGCTGCCGGTAGGCGCATGTCAATACGGCGTCGTCACCTTGGACGGCGACGAGCTTTGCTATACTACAAGGCGCGCAGACGTTTCCTCATGGGCTCTTTCGCAAAAGATGAGCGATAAGAACCTTCTTTCGTTCGCCGATTATGCCCGCCGCCGCATGGACGAAAAGACAGCGCTTCAAACGACTAAGGAGCTTTCGGATAAGCCCTTCTCATCCGATGAAAAGCGTGCGATGATATCATATGCGCAGGAAGCGAATTTCGCCTATTTTTCGGGCGACCTGCGCTCTCTTGAAGACCGTGACCCAAACGGACGCCTCGGCGCTCTGTGGGAAAGGAGCGGCACGTTCACGGGGCGGTATCTTTCGTCGGTGCGAAAAGAAGCGGGACGCGACCATACGCGGTTTGCTCTGTGA
- a CDS encoding rubrerythrin family protein yields the protein MAKFKCKICGEVFEAPSAAEAVCPKCKAKGDKLEEIKTENKNPYAGTQTEKNLEAAFAGESQARNKYTYYSSVAKKEGYEQIAALFLKTADNEKEHAKMWFKELNGIGNTAENLAAAADGENYEWTDMYEGFAKTAEEEGFPVLAAKFRMVAAIEKHHEERYRALLKNVEIQEVFKKSEVKVWECRNCGHIVVGTNAPELCPVCAHPQSYFEINAENY from the coding sequence ATGGCAAAATTCAAGTGCAAGATATGCGGCGAGGTGTTTGAGGCTCCGAGCGCAGCCGAGGCTGTATGCCCCAAATGCAAGGCAAAGGGCGACAAGTTGGAGGAAATAAAGACAGAGAATAAAAATCCGTATGCGGGCACGCAGACAGAGAAAAATCTTGAGGCGGCTTTTGCTGGCGAATCGCAGGCGCGCAACAAGTATACGTATTATTCGTCTGTAGCTAAAAAGGAAGGTTATGAGCAGATAGCAGCTCTCTTCCTTAAAACGGCCGACAACGAAAAGGAACACGCAAAGATGTGGTTCAAGGAACTAAACGGCATAGGCAATACGGCCGAAAATCTCGCGGCGGCGGCCGACGGCGAGAATTACGAGTGGACAGATATGTACGAGGGCTTTGCAAAAACTGCCGAAGAGGAGGGCTTCCCCGTGCTTGCGGCCAAGTTCCGCATGGTAGCGGCTATAGAGAAGCATCACGAGGAGCGCTACCGCGCGCTTTTAAAGAATGTTGAGATCCAGGAAGTATTCAAAAAGAGCGAAGTGAAGGTTTGGGAATGCCGAAATTGCGGTCATATCGTAGTCGGAACGAACGCGCCGGAGCTTTGCCCCGTATGCGCTCATCCGCAGAGCTATTTCGAGATAAACGCAGAGAATTATTGA
- a CDS encoding ABC transporter ATP-binding protein: protein MLEFRDVSFKYDADDYTIIDGLSFHVDRGEFVSVVGPSGCGKSTIFRLVNQLLSPDRGEIFVGGESIAGRKNYCGYMPQSDLLFPWRTVSGNVRLPLEIRGGYTKEEMAARVSEALKTVGLFGTEEKMPSELSGGMRQRAAFARTVLTGSDLLLLDEPFSALDYITRITMREWLLSQWEREKKTVLFITHDVEEAVFLSSRILAVKQAPITHLTSIKVPLDYPRTRRSLENKEAAQLKDSLIEMLRRDTV, encoded by the coding sequence ATGCTTGAATTTCGTGACGTTTCATTCAAATATGACGCCGACGACTATACGATAATCGACGGGCTTTCGTTCCACGTTGACAGAGGCGAGTTCGTGTCTGTGGTAGGCCCGTCCGGCTGCGGCAAAAGCACGATATTCCGCCTTGTAAATCAGCTTCTTTCGCCCGACCGCGGAGAGATATTCGTTGGCGGCGAGAGCATCGCGGGGCGAAAGAATTACTGCGGATACATGCCGCAGAGCGACCTTCTTTTCCCGTGGCGCACCGTTTCGGGCAACGTGAGGCTGCCGCTTGAGATACGCGGCGGATACACGAAGGAAGAGATGGCCGCGCGCGTAAGCGAGGCGCTTAAGACCGTGGGGCTTTTTGGCACGGAGGAAAAAATGCCGTCGGAGCTTTCGGGCGGTATGCGCCAGCGCGCGGCGTTCGCGCGCACCGTGCTCACGGGTTCCGACCTTCTTTTGCTTGACGAACCGTTCTCCGCGCTCGACTACATCACGCGCATAACGATGCGAGAGTGGCTTCTGTCGCAGTGGGAGCGAGAGAAAAAGACGGTGCTGTTCATCACGCACGACGTAGAGGAGGCAGTGTTCCTTTCAAGCCGCATACTTGCGGTAAAACAAGCGCCGATAACGCATCTTACGTCGATAAAGGTGCCGCTCGATTATCCGCGAACGAGAAGATCGCTGGAGAACAAGGAGGCGGCACAGCTTAAGGACAGCCTTATAGAGATGCTTCGGAGGGATACGGTATGA
- the cas2 gene encoding CRISPR-associated endonuclease Cas2 has translation MIIISYDISDNKKRTKFAKYLSKFGYRLQYSVFQIENSERILNNIMSDIDNKFLKTFDQTDSVYIIKLNPNCEIVRYGYARNEESDMIIVT, from the coding sequence GTGATTATTATAAGCTACGATATATCAGACAACAAAAAGCGGACCAAATTTGCAAAGTATTTATCCAAATTCGGTTACCGTCTGCAATACTCTGTGTTCCAAATCGAAAACAGCGAGCGCATATTGAATAATATTATGAGCGACATCGACAACAAGTTTTTAAAGACCTTTGATCAAACGGACAGCGTATATATAATAAAACTAAATCCGAATTGTGAAATAGTAAGATACGGCTATGCAAGGAACGAAGAAAGTGATATGATAATAGTAACGTAA
- the thiD gene encoding bifunctional hydroxymethylpyrimidine kinase/phosphomethylpyrimidine kinase: MKTALTIAGSDTGGGAGIQADIKTMTVNGVYAMSALTALTAQNTVGVQAIYEITPEFLSQELDSIFTDFTPDAVKIGMVFSIPQIKVIAEKLKQYGAKNVVLDPVMVATSGSKLINDDAVEALKTYLIPMADVVTPNIPEAVILSGMEIKSAEDMETAAKKIGDEFGCAVLLKGGHSLNDANDLLYRDGGFKWFKGRRIDNPNTHGTGCTLSSAIASNLAKGFDMDTAVERSKEYISGALEAMLDLGRGSGPMKHAFNVTGYFAEER, from the coding sequence ATGAAAACAGCATTAACGATCGCCGGAAGCGACACCGGCGGAGGCGCCGGAATACAAGCGGATATAAAGACGATGACGGTAAACGGCGTGTACGCCATGAGCGCGCTTACGGCGCTCACCGCGCAGAATACCGTGGGTGTGCAGGCGATATACGAGATAACGCCCGAGTTCCTTTCGCAGGAGCTTGACAGCATATTCACCGATTTTACGCCCGACGCAGTAAAGATAGGTATGGTATTCTCGATACCGCAGATAAAGGTAATCGCAGAGAAGTTGAAACAATACGGCGCAAAGAACGTCGTTTTGGATCCCGTTATGGTGGCTACGAGCGGCTCGAAGCTCATAAACGACGACGCGGTAGAAGCGTTAAAGACGTATCTTATACCGATGGCGGACGTAGTGACCCCGAATATCCCCGAAGCCGTTATCCTTTCGGGCATGGAGATAAAGAGCGCCGAGGATATGGAGACGGCAGCAAAGAAGATAGGCGACGAATTCGGCTGCGCCGTGCTTTTGAAGGGCGGCCACAGCTTAAACGACGCGAACGACCTTTTATACCGCGACGGCGGTTTCAAATGGTTCAAGGGCAGACGCATAGACAATCCCAACACGCACGGCACGGGCTGCACGCTTTCGAGCGCGATAGCGTCGAATCTTGCGAAGGGATTCGATATGGACACGGCGGTGGAGCGCTCGAAGGAGTATATCTCCGGCGCGCTCGAAGCGATGCTCGATTTAGGCCGAGGCTCCGGTCCGATGAAGCATGCCTTCAACGTGACGGGCTATTTCGCCGAGGAGAGGTGA
- the trpS gene encoding tryptophan--tRNA ligase, with amino-acid sequence MSDKKIILSGIQPSGAITLGNYLGAVLNWVKLQNDPESQYECYYMVADLHALTVRQEAKILRKRVLDTYALLIACGLDPEKTMVFIQSQVPAHAELSWILSCYTQFGELSRMTQFKDKAQKHKDNVNAGLFTYPVLMAADILLYQADLVPVGIDQKQHLELARDIAIRFNNTYSPTFKVPEPFTVKETSKIMSLTDPTKKMSKSDTNENSTIAILDDRDTIIRKFKRAVTDSFAEIRFAPGEEGREGVTNLLSIYSAVTGKDMDVCVSEFSQKGYGDLKLAVGEAVSDALAPVRERFAEVSSDKAYLEKMYTQNSERAKYLSNKTLSKVYRKVGLIR; translated from the coding sequence ATGAGCGATAAAAAAATAATTTTAAGCGGAATACAGCCCTCCGGCGCAATAACGCTGGGCAACTACTTAGGCGCAGTCTTAAATTGGGTAAAACTTCAGAACGACCCCGAAAGCCAGTACGAGTGCTATTATATGGTGGCCGATCTCCACGCGCTGACGGTACGCCAGGAGGCAAAGATACTTAGAAAGCGTGTGCTCGACACTTATGCCCTGCTTATAGCATGCGGCCTCGATCCTGAAAAAACGATGGTATTTATCCAAAGTCAGGTGCCCGCTCATGCGGAGCTTTCGTGGATACTCTCCTGCTATACGCAATTCGGCGAGCTTTCGCGCATGACTCAGTTTAAAGACAAAGCTCAAAAGCATAAAGACAACGTGAACGCGGGCCTTTTTACATATCCCGTGCTTATGGCGGCCGATATACTTCTTTATCAGGCGGACCTTGTGCCCGTAGGCATAGACCAAAAACAGCATCTGGAGCTTGCGCGGGACATTGCGATACGCTTCAACAACACATACAGCCCCACTTTTAAGGTGCCGGAACCTTTTACCGTAAAGGAAACGTCAAAAATAATGAGTCTTACCGACCCGACTAAAAAGATGTCGAAATCGGATACTAACGAGAACTCCACGATAGCCATTTTAGACGACCGCGACACGATAATAAGAAAGTTCAAGCGCGCCGTTACCGACTCGTTTGCAGAGATACGCTTTGCGCCCGGCGAAGAAGGGCGCGAGGGCGTGACAAATCTTTTATCCATATATTCCGCCGTAACGGGCAAGGATATGGACGTATGCGTAAGCGAATTTTCCCAAAAGGGCTACGGCGACTTAAAGCTTGCGGTCGGAGAAGCCGTATCCGATGCGCTCGCCCCCGTGCGCGAGCGTTTTGCGGAAGTTTCTTCGGACAAGGCTTATCTTGAAAAGATGTATACCCAGAACAGCGAACGAGCAAAGTATTTATCGAATAAAACGCTCTCCAAGGTATACAGAAAAGTAGGACTTATAAGATAA
- a CDS encoding class I SAM-dependent methyltransferase encodes MIDKVTLNAANPRDDEYGRLMLERMNEHHALLYAWGHGHISVENAKNILDVGCGGGKNLYNMAKAAPLSHLYGADISQASLKKTASLCSSLIKAGRLTLTLSDADALLYKDVTFDAVTAFETTYYWKNAASAFKNILSMLSPGGVFLVCNEDGCLSGNEEIGRALSMTFYSADELACLMRGAGFSTVLAYTHENGRWVCAVGRKDI; translated from the coding sequence ATGATAGATAAGGTCACTCTGAATGCGGCAAACCCGCGCGACGATGAATACGGCCGCCTCATGCTCGAGCGCATGAACGAGCATCACGCGCTGCTGTATGCATGGGGACACGGACATATTTCCGTAGAAAATGCTAAGAATATCCTCGACGTCGGCTGCGGCGGCGGAAAAAACCTTTACAACATGGCCAAGGCCGCGCCGCTTTCGCATCTTTACGGCGCCGACATATCACAGGCAAGCCTTAAAAAGACGGCCTCGCTCTGCTCCTCGCTTATAAAGGCGGGACGACTTACGCTCACGCTTTCGGACGCAGACGCGCTTTTATATAAAGACGTCACATTTGACGCGGTAACTGCGTTTGAAACGACGTATTATTGGAAAAATGCCGCCTCCGCGTTCAAAAACATATTGAGTATGCTTTCCCCCGGCGGCGTTTTCCTTGTATGCAACGAGGACGGCTGTCTGTCGGGGAACGAGGAGATAGGCCGCGCGCTTTCTATGACGTTTTATTCGGCAGACGAGCTTGCCTGTCTTATGCGCGGCGCGGGATTTTCAACTGTTTTGGCCTATACTCATGAAAACGGGCGCTGGGTATGCGCCGTGGGTCGTAAGGATATATAA
- the tenA gene encoding thiaminase II: MSVAARLLDETKDIWARYDSHPFVLGLGDGSLDREKFKFYMIQDYLYLIDYAKVFALGVSKAEDTETMRYFANYLHHILDVEMDIHRGYMKRLGISLSEAENTPAAPDTALYGSYMLRTAYEYGAAEAAASILACALSYEVIAKNILKKNPDAAKHPFYGEWVEGYSNEEYAEENKKLTAMTERLCAGKSEREIRRISEIFTVCSVLEERFWDMAWEMRR, translated from the coding sequence ATGTCCGTTGCAGCTCGTCTTTTGGACGAAACGAAAGATATCTGGGCGCGCTACGACAGCCATCCGTTCGTTTTGGGACTCGGAGACGGAAGTCTTGACCGCGAGAAGTTCAAATTCTATATGATACAGGACTATCTCTATCTCATTGACTACGCAAAGGTGTTTGCGCTCGGCGTGTCAAAGGCCGAGGATACGGAGACGATGCGCTATTTTGCGAATTATCTTCATCATATACTCGACGTTGAAATGGATATCCACAGAGGCTATATGAAGCGGCTGGGCATATCGCTTTCGGAGGCGGAGAACACGCCCGCCGCGCCCGATACGGCGCTTTACGGCTCGTATATGCTTCGCACGGCATACGAATACGGCGCGGCGGAGGCGGCGGCGTCTATTTTGGCGTGCGCGCTCAGCTACGAGGTCATAGCTAAGAATATACTTAAGAAAAATCCCGACGCGGCGAAGCATCCGTTCTACGGCGAATGGGTGGAGGGCTACTCGAACGAGGAGTACGCCGAGGAGAATAAAAAGCTTACGGCTATGACGGAGCGTCTCTGCGCGGGCAAGAGCGAACGCGAGATACGGCGCATTTCGGAAATATTCACCGTATGCTCCGTGCTTGAAGAGCGTTTTTGGGACATGGCGTGGGAAATGAGGCGATAG
- a CDS encoding ABC transporter permease, with amino-acid sequence MKNRAYANIPAVILLLAIIMAWQFAAMGINAAYILPSPVQVVVRLWELRGPLFGAHLPATMEVVGVGLLISIVLGVLLSVLMDRSPIAKKALYPLIIASQTIPTTALAPLFVLWFGYSIWSKVLVTILMTFFPVAITLFDGFQSVKTERVELMLTLGATQKQIFWKLKFPCVLPYFFSSIKMAIPISIIGAAIGEWLGAQSGLGYFSRRMMTQLDGAGVFAPILLLSIVAMIVVGIITILEKKIITWRNDM; translated from the coding sequence ATGAAGAACAGAGCTTATGCAAATATCCCTGCGGTGATACTCCTTCTTGCGATAATCATGGCGTGGCAGTTCGCGGCAATGGGCATAAACGCGGCGTATATACTGCCCTCTCCCGTGCAGGTGGTCGTTAGGCTGTGGGAGCTTCGCGGGCCGCTTTTCGGGGCGCATCTTCCGGCCACGATGGAGGTAGTGGGCGTGGGTCTTCTTATCTCGATAGTGCTGGGCGTATTGCTTTCGGTGCTCATGGACAGAAGCCCCATAGCGAAAAAGGCGCTCTATCCTTTAATCATAGCGTCGCAGACGATACCTACGACAGCGCTTGCGCCGCTGTTCGTTTTGTGGTTCGGCTATTCTATATGGAGCAAGGTGCTCGTTACGATACTTATGACTTTCTTTCCCGTGGCGATAACGCTTTTTGACGGCTTTCAGTCGGTAAAGACGGAGCGCGTGGAGCTTATGCTCACGCTCGGCGCGACACAGAAGCAGATATTCTGGAAGCTCAAGTTCCCGTGCGTGCTGCCGTATTTCTTTTCGTCGATAAAGATGGCGATACCTATCTCGATAATAGGCGCGGCCATAGGCGAGTGGCTGGGCGCGCAGAGCGGACTTGGCTACTTCAGCCGCCGCATGATGACGCAGCTCGACGGCGCCGGCGTATTTGCGCCGATACTGCTTTTGTCCATAGTTGCGATGATAGTCGTGGGGATCATCACGATACTGGAGAAGAAGATAATAACGTGGCGCAATGATATGTAG
- a CDS encoding RNA polymerase sigma factor, translated as MSKSLLRTDKEIAEIYVRHVTTVYRVCFAYMKNPADTEDAVQDTFFRLIKSAPAFCSENHEKAWLIRTASNVCKNVLRHWWRKRKNIEDFYDLHGPDKIETDDVFHVVMELPEKYRTVVYLYYCEGYSGAEIADIMKKPQSTVRNYLHEARAILKERLGDDFNEEQ; from the coding sequence ATGTCAAAATCTTTGCTGCGCACTGACAAAGAGATTGCGGAAATTTATGTACGCCACGTTACGACGGTTTATCGGGTCTGCTTTGCTTATATGAAAAATCCCGCCGATACAGAGGATGCGGTTCAGGATACATTCTTTCGGCTGATCAAGAGCGCTCCCGCTTTTTGCAGTGAAAATCATGAAAAGGCATGGCTGATAAGAACCGCTTCAAACGTATGTAAAAATGTTCTGCGGCATTGGTGGCGGAAGCGGAAGAATATAGAAGATTTCTATGATCTTCATGGCCCGGACAAAATTGAGACAGATGACGTTTTTCATGTGGTCATGGAGCTTCCTGAAAAGTACAGGACCGTAGTCTATCTGTATTACTGCGAGGGATACAGCGGCGCGGAAATCGCAGACATCATGAAGAAGCCGCAATCGACAGTCCGCAATTATCTGCACGAAGCTCGTGCCATCCTCAAAGAAAGGTTAGGTGATGATTTCAATGAAGAACAGTAA